Proteins co-encoded in one Vidua macroura isolate BioBank_ID:100142 chromosome 13, ASM2450914v1, whole genome shotgun sequence genomic window:
- the TASOR gene encoding protein TASOR isoform X2, protein MADAVIRTGGEMELEQHQRMEKTSAGVLGVESNRAGAAEDTTQNGGRSESGSAGEALLVAAVAAEDKVLTNLSISSSSQRRSSISTANEQQQQQPPSGVLGGPPPLPKPPEDQQPVRRNFQIPRKSREKKALFQPVLPGSREFEDIIKILHSCYLDQSSVSNFKYKRASLVHSELLEKEFTEKRRELKFDGRLEKELSESYAFLMVDRCQIQSICEKGLQVGHSKITVLGSPSMGVYISKYADLLQPNPLESGATGDVIVFKIIKGKMKSIYDHIGMKAVESTVKSVLDPTPKHECHVSKNATKVTSLLAYRAYELTQYYFYEYGFDEIRRRPRHVCPYAVVSFTYKDDMAQGPKVVPPSRANTFHADRSTEKPNVTLWRGQLWNKGRLICHVSLKSAAKPFLPCKLPEKLEVEKVASIDQLKKKISPSLFLKETYQERKEVWKNGLYCSLYEVVEKSRSGSHLEGLLQKLENEKLVLVKPLVDRGFLFLLSPWQMMSPYDHQTGRSRVLHALFLFPEPRGVIYSAQKSVPYGTQKNSTTEKKEIVPELTKLIQSLHFALFRSRRHSGVDFNAVMEKYVHEYFKKLYNGPGGGREFTFHEYSTHLDEKKSLYPAPRYKGHISRCLQNYIFSCEAYHLPVSRAKELLDRNRKPQRFSPISDYEAREDYSDFAKAKCRKRIHPKYEAIAVKKKLPHFGDYDTERLKELINLIQCRKKNVGGDSDSEDPRIRSGLKRKLEKQSEHLQKYLKMSDSSENIFQYKGGRTMDSPHSVFSTNSGGHEGDFRQADVSDADIEALLETLASAGPWDPALAQSVTQALALGTEEIEEYVRQKYEYESIPAQDRDDHELPNTAQADSVTFKDPQSPAMLETDVLCLPCPVDVGLQLPPNEAPLEHMLHLQEASTETTFEDCSPCPSAPIEHGYLRQHPCSNNLGEVGMHWKLIPITDTQKGTAEDGHYTGQVEKPEDQYELTDQPFTAKHSISAVIETTLLEEYKLFARKIQEILQQKNIPYVSDMSTQVLSAQERIMRLSEHICLQASEISVQEYIESLSEKLNSVILASSCMKQIPPVYSSPGALEVVSSTAPGPVPDTLAVCRDSDMAPVPEPLCNDLGEELHSHEQPSASLPLGKEKMAHGNAKPEDQTSSGGDLMEPPEKTQKSPENLNVSTQPALSDFISQLEPELFTSLVKIMAGVQKSTVKFYIHEEEESVLGREIKEYLRRLGNTECHPEEFLKSDNLDKLLIIIQNEDIANLIHKIPSLVTLKRLSCVSFAGVESLDDVKNHTYNELFVSGGFVVSDESVLNPESITTDKLKQFLTFLEDLNTPDGKWQWKVHCKIQKKLKELGRMNANALNLLTLLNTYQKKNLVEILSYHNCDSQTRNAPELDCLIRLQVQNIQQRHVVFLTEKNLKTLSSYVDNGIVVAAVDDFMRNFKSLIGFHNSVTEQNHLPPCSADQRQSVLVEKDEKDEEDMSLDSGDELSEIEICSGASKYDTHVEALQTETKGPHGVDAKESCLSVTELPPEAQTGLGEKTYKSDLEEKQPIPTVSTTCSAEGEKHNAVEQTPFSNFQVYSRQLNMSHQFSHFSVLTHQTFLGTTYQISPANQNQEGCNYFLSAYNQSMDTEKSLSPGGWDSCCDSSRPYSEQK, encoded by the exons ATGGCGGATGCCGTGATCCGCACTGGCGGCgagatggagctggagcagcatcaGCGGATGGAGAAGACCAGCGCGGGCGTCCTCGGAGTGGAGAGTAACAGAGCAGGAGCCGCTGAGGACACCACACAAAATGGCGGACGCTCTGAGAGCGGTAGCGCTGGGGAGGcgctgctggtggctgctgttgctgcagaGGACAAGGTCCTCACAAACCTCAGCATCAGTAGCAGCAGCCAGCGCAGGAGCAGCATCTCGACGGCaaatgaacagcagcagcagcagccgcccAGCGGTGTGCTCGGGGGGCCGCCCCCTCTCCCTAAGCCCCCAGAAGACCAGCAGCCTGTTAGGAGGAACTTTCAGATCcccaggaagagcagagaaaagaaag CACTCTTTCAGCCAGTACTTCCAGGTTCTCGGGAATTTGAGGATATTATAAAGATTCTACATTCTTGCTACTTGGATCAAAGTTCAGTGtctaattttaaatacaagaGAGCCAGCTTAGTTCATAGTGAACTGTTGGAAAAGGAA TTCACAGAAAAACGCAGAGAGCTGAAGTTCGATGGGCGCCTGGAGAAGGAGCTCTCGGAAAGTTACGCATTCCTCATGGTGGATCGGTGCCAG ATCCAGAGCATATGTGAAAAGGGACTGCAGGTTGGCCACTCCAAAATCACAGTTCTTGGCAGCCCTTCCATGG GTGTATATATCTCCAAGTATGCTGATTTATTGCAGCCTAATCCTCTAGAATCTGGAGCAACTGGAGATgtgattgtttttaaaataataaag ggaaaaatgaaaagcatatATGACCACATTGGTATGAAAGCAGTGGAATCAACTGTCAAGAGTGTGTTGGATCCCACCCCAAAGCACGAGTGTCATGTTTCAAAGAATGCAACTAAAGTCACCTCCTTGTTGGCTTACCGAGCTTATGAACTTACTCAG tACTACTTTTATGAATACGGCTTTGATGAGATCAGGCGAAGACCAAGACATGTTTGTCCTTATGCTGTTGTTTCATTTACTTATAAAGATGACATGGCACAAGGACCAAAAGTTGTGCCCCCATCAAG AGCAAACACCTTCCATGCAGATAGAAGTACAG AGAAACCTAACGTTACATTGTGGAGGGGACAGCTTTGGAATAAAGGCAGACTTATCTGCCATGTTTCCCTAAAATCAGCAGCAAAACCTTTCCTTCCATGCAAGCT TCCTGAGAAGCTTGAGGTTGAAAAAGTTGCAAGCATTgatcagctgaagaaaaaaatttcaccaTCATTGTTCTTAAAAGAAACTtaccaagaaagaaaagaag TGTGGAAGAATGGCCTGTACTGTAGCCTGTATGAAGTTGTGGAGAAGTCCCGTTCTGGGAGTCACTTAGAGGGTTTACTTCAAAAACTAGAGAACGAGAAACTT gTCCTTGTGAAGCCACTTGTGGACagaggatttctttttcttctttctccttggcAAATGATGTCCCCTTATG ACCACCAGACTGGACGGTCCCGTGTGCTTCATGCATTGTTTCTGTTTCCAGAGCCTAGAGGTGTAATTTACTCAG CACAAAAAAGTGTTCCATATGGAACACAGAAAAATTCAACtactgagaaaaaggaaattgttcCAGAATTGACAAAGTTGATTCAGTCTCTGCATTTTGCTTTATTCCGGTCCCGTAGACACAGCGGTGTAGATTTCAATGCTGTTATGGAAAAGTACGTGCATGAGTACTTCAAAAAACTCTACAATGGCCCTGGAGGAGGTAGAGAATTTACATTTCATGAGTACTCAACACAtctggatgaaaaaaaatcactgtacCCTGCCCCAAGATACAAAGGTCACATTAGCAGGTGCTTGCAGAACTATATTTTCAGTTGTGAGGCCTATCACCTCCCCGTTTCCAGAGCTAAGGAACTGCTGGATAGAAATCGGAAGCCTCAGCGCTTCAGTCCCATCTCAGATTATGAAGCTAGAGAAGACTACTCTGACTTTGCCAAGGCAAAATGCAGGAAAAGAATCCATCCCAAATATGAAGCCATTGCTGTCAAAAAAAAACTGCCTCATTTTGGAGACTATGATACTGAAAGACTCAAGGAACTTATTAACTTGATCCAGTGTAGGAAGAAAAATGTAGGTGGAGATTCTGATTCTGAAGACCCCAGAATTAGAAGTGGTCTGaaaagaaagctggaaaaacAATCTGAACATTTGCAGAAATACCTAAAAATGAGTGACTCTTCagagaatatttttcagtaCAAAG GGGGCAGAACCATGGATTCACCACACTCTGTGTTCTCAACGAATTCTGGTGGCCATGAGGGTGACTTCAGGCAGGCGGATGTGTCGGACGCTGACATCGAAGCGCTGCTGGAGACACTGGCCTCTGCTGGCCCCTGGGACCCGGCGCTGGCACAGTCTGTCACTCAGGCCTTAGCATTAGGCACTGAGGAAATTGAAGAGTATGTGAGACAAAAATATGAGTATGAATCCATTCCAGCACAGGACAGAGATGATCACGAGCTTCCTAACACTGCTCAGGCTGACAGTGTTACCTTCAAGGACCCGCAGAGCCCGGCCATGCTGGAAACTGACGTGCTGTGCTTGCCCTGCCCCGTTGATGTTGGTCTGCAGCTCCCACCCAACGAAGCACCCCTTGAGCACATGCTACATTTACAA gAAGCCAGCACTGAGACTACCTTTGAAGACTGCAGTCCCTGTCCTAGTGCACCTATAGAACATGGCTATCTCAGGCAACATCCCTGCTCAAATAATCTAGGGGAAGTCGGAATGCACTGGAAACTTATCCCAATTACAG ACACACAGAAGGGGACAGCAGAAGATGGACATTACACAGGACAAGTGGAGAAACCTGAAGATCAGTATGAGCTAACAGATCAACCTTTTACAGCTAAGCATTCCATTAGTGCAGTAATAGAGACAACACTGTTAGAAGAATATAAGCTCTTTGCAAGAAAGATTCAAGAAATTTTGCAACAAAAAAACATTCCTTATGTCAGTGACATGTCCACACAAGTCCTTTCGGCCCAGGAGAGGATAATGAGACTTTCTGAACACATCTGTTTGCAGGCATCAGAGATTTCTGTCCAAGAATATATAGAGAGCCTGAGTGAGAAGCTGAACAGTGTCATTTTGGCTTCTTCATGCATGAAGCAGATTCCCCCAGTTTATTCTAGTCCTGGAGCACTGGAGGTGGTGAGCAGCACTGCCCCAGGGCCTGTGCCTGACACGCTGGCCGTGTGCAGGGACAGTGACATGGCGCCAGTCCCGGAGCCACTGTGCAATGACCTGGGGGAAGAGCTGCATTCTCATGAGCAGCCTTCAGCAAGCCTACCCCTAGGGAAGGAGAAAATGGCTCATGGGAATGCTAAACCAGAGGATCAGACTTCTTCTGGTGGTGATCTCATGGAACCACCAGAAAAGACTCAGAAATCCCCTGAGAACTTAAATGTTTCAACTCAACCAGCTCTTTCTGATTTCATAAGCCAGTTAGAACCTGAACTATTTACCAGTTTGGTCAAAATAATGGCAGGCGTACAGAAAAGCACTGTCAAATTTTATATTCATGAAGAGGAGGAAAGTGTTCTCGGCAGAGAAATCAAG GAATATCTTAGAAGGTTAGGGAACACAGAGTGCCATCCAGAGGAGTTCCTTAAAAGCGATAATTTGGATAAACTGTTGATCATTATCCAAAATGAAGACATTGCCAACCTCATCCATAAG ATCCCTAGCCTGGTGACTCTGAAGAGGCTCTCCTGTGTCAGCTTTGCAGGGGTCGAGAGTTTGGATGATGTGAAAAATCACACTTATAACGAGCTGTTTGTGTCTGGGGGTTTTGTTGTGTCAGATGAATCTGTCCTTAACCCAGAGTCCATCACTACAG ATAAACTAAAACAGTTCCTGACATTTCTGGAGGACCTCAATACCCCAGATGGGAAATGGCAATGGAAAGTCCactgcaaaatacaaaaaaaactgaaagagcTGGGGAG GATGAATGCCAATGCCCTGAACCTGCTCACCCTTCTGAACACCTATCAAAAGAAGAACTTGGTTGAGATTCTGTCTTACCATAACTGTGATTCTCAAACTCGAAATGCTCCAGAACTTGATTGTCTCATCAGGCTTCAGGTTCAAAACATACAACAGAGACATGTTGTCTTCCTAACAG aAAAGAATCTGAAAACGCTCTCGAGTTACGTTGATAATGGCATAGTGGTTGCTGCTGTTGATGACTTTATGCGTAACTTTAAAAGTCTCATTGGGTTTCACAACTCTGTTACTGAGCAGAaccacctccctccctgcagtgctgacCAAAGACAATCAG TTCTTGTAGAAAAGGATGAAAAGGATGAGGAGGACATGTCTCTGGATTCAGGGGATGAATTGTCAGAAATAGAAATCTGCAGTGGTGCCTCTAAGTATGATACTCATGTGGAAGCTTTGCAGACAGAGACCAAGGGCCCACATGGAGTAGATGCTAAAGAAAGCTGCTTATCAGTTACAGAGTTACCTCCTGAAGCACAAACTGGCCTTGGGGAAAAGACTTACAAAAGTGACTTGGAAGAGAAGCAGCCAATTCCTACAGTTTCTACAACATGCtctgctgaaggagaaaaacacaatGCAGTTGAACAAACTCCTTTCAGTAACTTCCAGGTTTATAGCAGACAATTAAACATGTCCCATCAATTCAGCCACTTTAGTGTCCTCACTCATCAAACTTTTCTGGGAACAACATACCAAATTTCTCCTGCAAATCAAAACCAAGAAGGGTGCAATTATTTTCTATCTGCCTACAATCAGAGCATGGATACAGAAAAGTCATTGTCACCTGGTGGCTGGGATAGTTGCTGTGATTCTTCCAGGCCATATTCAGAACAGAAATGA